In Pieris napi chromosome 2, ilPieNapi1.2, whole genome shotgun sequence, the following proteins share a genomic window:
- the LOC125062984 gene encoding O-acyltransferase like protein-like translates to MTRAWLGMELFAWVPFTYQHQMTTNFTDFYRSQYGLEASMLRLDYCKDAQTPPSVPRDVADDIFLALCIALLAANVLGTLYDIFRDKTNKGNQLLLSWSLISNYKNFTHIYPNEDTIVSRFNSIHGIKSFILLLIMMAHSAVAIHMAYIYNPKAQESMGRQPALMILANGSQGVQPFFVLSSFIFVHNFLLLDERYKKRSPFLIFFVLLLRRIARILPLYMFMVGFTATWSRFISDGTMWIPIMEKEAQVCRMKWWSHALFIHNFYRPDDRCLIQTWFIAVDMQLYALSIVLAIALTRWTKVVIKIIPLFFLVTILCNFVAAYTFNLKASLYLTNPEYLKKLHYGVPSFKWMYAAPWASLPASLLGVATAYLYYEMRNNKIDLFKYKWFKIVYRVSVPGFFGWIYAGYFLPEEPSPLLSAFYAAFDRPIICIIFCIVLLGFIYRIDNIYWRMASWSGWQVLGRMSLCILMVHWTFNLMQIALQTNVNEVSLLRNLGHWLVTVLMTYLTSIPLHLLVELPVQKFLRASLGI, encoded by the exons ATGACGCGTGCCTGGTTAGGAATGGAACTTTTTGCCTGGGTTCCTTTCACTTATCAGCACCAAATGACAACCAACTTTACAGACTTCTACAG GTCTCAATATGGCTTAGAAGCTTCCATGCTACGCCTGGATTACTGCAAGGATGCGCAGACACCCCCGAGCGTACCGCGTGATGTTGCCGACGATATTTTCTTAGCTCTCTGCATCGCGCTGCTTGCGGCAAATGTGCTCGGAACGCTGTACGATATTTTTAGGGATAAGACAAACaaag GCAACCAGCTACTACTATCGTGGTCTCTTATTAGCAATTACAAGAACTTCACTCATATTTACCCCAACGAAGACACCATTGTGTCCCGGTTCAACTCCATACATGGTATAAA atCATTTATCCTGCTATTAATAATGATGGCTCATTCGGCAGTAGCGATACATATGGCTTACATTTACAACCCAAAAGCACAAGAATCG ATGGGGCGGCAACCAGCATTAATGATTCTGGCGAACGGCAGCCAGGGCGTACAACCATTCTTCGTGCTCTCCAGTTTTATCTTCGTCCATAATTTCCTACTCTTGGATGAGCGATACAAGAAGCGATCTCCTTTCCTCATATTCTTTGTTCTGCTGCTACGACGCATTGCAAG AATATTACCACTATACATGTTCATGGTGGGTTTTACGGCAACGTGGAGCCGTTTCATATCGGACGGCACAATGTGGATTCCGATTATGGAGAAGGAAGCTCAGGTCTGCCGGATGAAGTGGTGGTCCCACGCGCTCTTCATACATAACTTTTACCGCCCTGACGATCGCTGTCTGATACAAACGTG GTTCATTGCAGTAGACATGCAGCTGTATGCACTATCAATCGTGCTGGCAATTGCACTGACCCGTTGGACAAAAGTCGTGATCAAAATTataccattattttttttggtcACTATACTTTGCAACTTCGTCGCTGCGTACACTTTCAATTTAAAGGCTAGCTTGTATTTGACTAATCCTGA aTATTTGAAGAAACTACATTATGGCGTGCCGTCTTTTAAATGGATGTATGCAGCACCGTGGGCCAGCCTTCCCGCTTCTCTACTAGGAGTAGCGACGGCTTACCTGTACTACGAAATGCGCAATAATAAAATCGACTTATTCAAGTATAAG TGGTTCAAAATAGTATATCGAGTGTCAGTGCCGGGTTTTTTTGGATGGATCTACGCTGGGTATTTTCTGCCTGAGGAGCCCAGTCCTTTACTATCTGCGTTTTACGCAGCATTCGATAGACCTATCATATGTATTATCTTTTGTATAGTACTTTTGGGTTTTATCTACCGCATTGATA ATATCTATTGGCGCATGGCGTCTTGGAGTGGTTGGCAGGTTTTAGGTCGCATGTCACTTTGCATTCTTATGGTACACTGGACTTTCAACCTTATGCAGATTGCATTACAAACTAATGTCAACGAGGTATCTCTTTTGAGAAAT TTAGGTCACTGGCTCGTGACGGTTTTAATGACATATTTGACGTCTATACCGCTCCATTTACTGGTCGAATTGCCGGTACAAAAATTTCTACGGGCTTCTCTAGGCATATAG